A stretch of Alkalicella caledoniensis DNA encodes these proteins:
- the rimI gene encoding ribosomal protein S18-alanine N-acetyltransferase: MEENFVVVPMGLQHIEGVWEVEKLCFTTPWSKESFEKEVTDNNFAFYLVVLDPQKEDKVVAYVGSWLILDECHITNVAVHPEYKRLGIACGLLKILQDTVKLRGILRITLEVRKSNDPAKDLYKKLGFYEEGIRKGYYSDNNEDAIIMWLNLS; the protein is encoded by the coding sequence ATGGAGGAGAATTTTGTTGTAGTCCCCATGGGTTTACAACATATTGAGGGAGTTTGGGAAGTTGAAAAACTATGTTTCACAACACCTTGGTCAAAGGAATCCTTTGAAAAGGAAGTTACTGATAATAACTTTGCATTTTATTTAGTGGTGTTAGATCCGCAAAAAGAGGATAAGGTAGTAGCATATGTGGGAAGTTGGCTTATACTCGATGAGTGCCATATAACAAATGTAGCTGTCCACCCTGAATATAAGAGACTGGGAATTGCATGTGGTTTACTCAAGATACTACAGGACACTGTGAAACTTAGAGGTATTTTGAGGATAACTTTGGAAGTGAGGAAATCCAATGATCCAGCAAAGGATTTATACAAAAAGTTAGGTTTTTACGAAGAAGGTATCAGGAAAGGGTATTATTCTGATAATAATGAAGATGCAATAATAATGTGGTTAAATCTTAGTTAG
- the murC gene encoding UDP-N-acetylmuramate--L-alanine ligase, whose protein sequence is MEGINKFHLIGIGGYGMSAIAKILLEKGYQVSGSDLNKSSIVERLINKGAKIYLGHSKENIQDTEAIIYSTAIPDSNPELAEARAKGLKIYHRSEMLAVLLNQGYGIAIAGAHGKTTTTSMTSLILEQGGKDPTALIGGELSNFEGNARLGKSNIVVAEACESDHSFLRYNPDIALITNIEADHLEHYDGSFEKLLDTYHDFLKNLEEDGSAVVYYDDENIKEVLNRGFDKNLVTYGLADTNMYYPKNIVLKEMGSTFDLYKEGKLLGQIELAVPGEHNILNALGATVVGLLNGVDIEDVNKALKSFVGAKRRFQVIHNNEVLVVDDYAHHPTEIKATLKAAKKVGMGRVIAIFQPQRYTRTKFFIEEFAQSFDDAQKAILADIYTAGEEPIEGVTSKILVEKIKAYGHKEAIYMGPQEDILDYLKKEVQPNDLVITMGAGDIYKVAYELGQWLEQQA, encoded by the coding sequence ATGGAAGGTATAAACAAATTTCATCTAATTGGAATAGGCGGTTATGGTATGAGTGCCATCGCTAAGATATTGTTAGAAAAAGGTTATCAGGTAAGTGGTTCTGATTTAAATAAAAGTAGTATAGTAGAAAGACTTATAAACAAAGGTGCAAAGATATATCTAGGACACAGTAAAGAAAACATTCAAGACACCGAAGCAATTATCTACTCAACGGCTATTCCAGATAGTAACCCAGAACTTGCTGAAGCAAGGGCAAAGGGTTTAAAGATATATCATCGTTCAGAGATGTTAGCAGTGCTTTTGAATCAAGGCTACGGTATAGCAATAGCTGGTGCCCATGGCAAAACCACAACCACATCCATGACCTCACTAATACTAGAACAGGGCGGTAAGGATCCTACAGCTTTAATTGGAGGAGAATTAAGCAACTTTGAAGGAAATGCAAGATTAGGGAAAAGTAACATTGTAGTGGCTGAGGCCTGTGAAAGTGATCATTCTTTTTTAAGATATAACCCAGATATTGCCCTAATAACAAACATAGAGGCGGACCACTTAGAGCATTATGATGGTAGTTTTGAAAAGTTGTTGGACACGTACCACGACTTTTTGAAAAACCTAGAAGAAGATGGTTCTGCGGTGGTATATTATGATGATGAAAACATAAAAGAAGTCTTAAATAGAGGTTTCGATAAAAATCTAGTGACCTATGGTCTAGCGGACACCAATATGTATTACCCAAAAAACATAGTCTTAAAAGAAATGGGATCAACATTTGATCTTTACAAGGAAGGGAAGCTTTTAGGGCAAATAGAACTAGCTGTACCCGGTGAGCACAATATCTTAAATGCCCTAGGAGCCACAGTTGTAGGGCTTCTCAATGGTGTTGATATTGAGGATGTGAATAAAGCATTAAAAAGTTTTGTTGGTGCAAAAAGGAGATTCCAAGTAATCCACAATAATGAAGTTTTAGTTGTTGATGATTATGCTCATCACCCTACTGAGATAAAGGCTACTTTAAAAGCAGCTAAAAAAGTGGGTATGGGTAGAGTTATTGCTATTTTTCAACCCCAAAGATACACTAGAACAAAGTTTTTTATAGAAGAGTTTGCCCAAAGCTTCGATGATGCTCAAAAGGCTATACTTGCAGATATATACACAGCAGGTGAAGAACCCATTGAAGGTGTAACATCTAAGATACTCGTTGAAAAAATTAAGGCTTATGGGCATAAAGAAGCAATTTATATGGGACCTCAAGAAGATATATTAGACTACCTAAAGAAAGAAGTACAGCCAAATGACCTAGTTATAACCATGGGTGCAGGAGATATTTACAAGGTTGCCTATGAACTAGGACAGTGGCTAGAACAACAAGCTTAA
- a CDS encoding DUF6754 domain-containing protein, producing MSDFIIMSRLILFVLTIGFSLSMIIIIKNAKKGKKPFIRKINGLEAIDEAVGRATEMGRPVHFSPGIASLSEEQAAQSLAGLSVLGYVAKLTAKYDTTLITTIRIPEMLPIAEEVVKQSYVTEGKPDAYNPNNIRFLSNEQFAYAAGCLGIMTREKVATNIMMGAFWAESLIFAEGGFAAGSIQVAGTANYHQIPFFIAACDYTLIGEELFAAGAYLSEDPLLLGSIAVQDIGKALAIILIAIGSITTQFEWTVITDFISKYSAL from the coding sequence ATGTCTGATTTTATCATCATGTCACGTCTAATTCTTTTCGTCTTAACAATTGGTTTTTCATTGTCTATGATCATCATCATTAAGAATGCCAAAAAGGGTAAGAAGCCGTTCATTAGGAAAATTAATGGGTTAGAGGCTATTGATGAAGCGGTGGGTAGAGCAACAGAGATGGGTCGACCAGTGCATTTTTCTCCTGGTATTGCATCTTTAAGTGAAGAACAAGCAGCTCAATCTCTAGCAGGTCTTTCTGTTTTAGGTTATGTTGCAAAACTAACAGCTAAGTATGACACTACACTTATCACAACAATTAGAATTCCTGAGATGCTTCCTATCGCTGAAGAGGTTGTAAAACAAAGTTATGTGACTGAAGGGAAACCAGATGCGTATAACCCAAACAACATTAGGTTCCTTTCCAACGAACAATTTGCTTATGCAGCTGGCTGCTTAGGGATTATGACAAGGGAAAAGGTTGCAACTAACATCATGATGGGAGCGTTCTGGGCAGAATCACTAATCTTTGCAGAGGGAGGTTTTGCTGCAGGTTCCATTCAAGTGGCTGGAACAGCTAACTATCATCAGATTCCATTCTTCATTGCAGCTTGTGACTATACCTTGATAGGTGAAGAGTTATTCGCTGCAGGAGCTTATTTATCAGAAGATCCTTTACTATTAGGTAGTATAGCAGTCCAAGATATAGGTAAAGCCCTTGCTATTATACTGATAGCAATAGGTAGTATAACAACACAGTTTGAGTGGACTGTTATTACAGACTTTATTTCGAAGTATTCAGCACTATAA
- the tsaE gene encoding tRNA (adenosine(37)-N6)-threonylcarbamoyltransferase complex ATPase subunit type 1 TsaE has translation MNFRFNHMKETQDFGKKIGELLKKGDILLLDGDLGAGKTTFTQGIAKGLGIDSYVKSPTFTYVIEYNGRIPLYHFDLYRLQNPEEIYDLGFDDYLEQGVLVMEWGALAQELLQQEHIPYIKITIDKTGENQRELKIVDTARGKELTKELE, from the coding sequence ATGAATTTTAGATTTAACCATATGAAAGAGACCCAAGATTTTGGTAAAAAAATAGGTGAGTTATTAAAAAAGGGTGATATCCTGCTATTAGATGGAGATCTTGGAGCAGGAAAAACTACTTTTACCCAAGGCATAGCAAAGGGATTAGGTATAGACTCTTATGTCAAAAGTCCAACCTTTACTTACGTTATAGAGTATAATGGACGAATTCCCCTATATCACTTTGACCTTTATAGATTACAAAACCCAGAAGAAATATACGATCTTGGTTTTGATGACTACTTAGAGCAAGGTGTGCTTGTTATGGAGTGGGGTGCTTTAGCCCAAGAACTTTTACAACAAGAGCACATACCATATATAAAAATAACCATAGATAAAACTGGTGAAAACCAACGGGAATTAAAAATAGTAGATACAGCCCGAGGAAAAGAGTTGACGAAGGAGTTGGAATAA
- a CDS encoding glutamate mutase L — protein sequence MVKTPEEIKSILAVDCGSTTTKAILIELDGRNYRLKVRGEAPTTVEKPFEDVTKGVRNAVREVEELAGKTIMDEVGIITPAQGDKGVDLFLATSSAGGGLQMMVAGVVKKMSAESAQRAALGAGAIVMDTIAVDDGRLLYQKIERIRQLRPDMVLVAGGIDGGTKSHVVEIAEILSAADPKPRLGSGYNLPIIYCGNKEARKEVGGLLEGKVDLRYVDNIRPVLEKEVLGPAREEIHNLFMEHVMAQAPGYKTLKSWTDAPIMPTPGAVGKIIQTVAEENDINVIGVDIGGATTDVFSMFENTFNRTVSANLGMSYSVCNVLVETGIDNIMRWIPFDMDPNEIKNRIRNKMIRPTTIPHTLEDLIVEQAIAREALSLAFAHHKTLAVGLRGVQRQRNISDAFDQSSGEDTIIDMMDLDMIIGSGGALSHAPRRLQSGIMMIDAFQPEGITRLAVDSIFMMPQLGVLSSVHPKAATEVFEKDCLIHLGTCITPTGNIKKGAAALKVKYLKDGKEHEETIYGGEIRVIPCEDSMEMDIIPASGLDIGNGKGKHTKKEVSGGVCGIFLDCRGRPLSISTDPKERAKQLLTWFSQTNMYPIVSVGLEEGRGK from the coding sequence ATGGTGAAAACTCCAGAAGAAATAAAGTCAATACTAGCAGTAGACTGTGGGAGTACCACCACAAAAGCAATACTAATTGAGCTTGATGGACGAAATTATAGGCTCAAAGTAAGGGGAGAGGCCCCAACTACTGTGGAAAAGCCCTTTGAGGATGTTACTAAAGGGGTACGAAACGCTGTAAGGGAAGTGGAGGAATTAGCTGGCAAGACCATAATGGATGAAGTAGGAATAATTACACCTGCTCAAGGGGATAAAGGTGTAGACTTATTTTTAGCTACAAGTAGTGCCGGTGGTGGATTACAAATGATGGTAGCCGGTGTTGTTAAGAAGATGAGTGCTGAAAGTGCCCAAAGGGCAGCACTGGGTGCTGGAGCTATAGTTATGGATACAATTGCTGTTGATGATGGAAGGTTGCTTTATCAAAAGATAGAAAGAATTCGCCAACTAAGACCCGATATGGTTCTTGTTGCTGGTGGTATAGATGGTGGTACAAAATCCCATGTTGTTGAGATAGCTGAGATTTTATCAGCTGCTGATCCAAAGCCTAGATTGGGAAGTGGCTATAACCTGCCAATTATATACTGCGGTAACAAAGAGGCAAGAAAAGAAGTTGGTGGCCTGTTAGAAGGAAAGGTTGATCTTAGGTATGTTGATAACATTAGGCCTGTTTTAGAGAAGGAAGTACTAGGACCTGCCAGGGAAGAAATACATAACTTGTTTATGGAACATGTTATGGCACAGGCTCCTGGATACAAGACTCTAAAATCATGGACAGATGCACCTATAATGCCTACACCTGGAGCAGTGGGTAAAATAATACAAACAGTGGCAGAAGAAAATGATATCAATGTTATAGGTGTAGATATCGGCGGGGCTACCACAGATGTATTTTCTATGTTTGAAAACACATTTAATAGGACAGTTAGTGCCAATTTAGGAATGAGTTATAGCGTTTGTAATGTACTTGTTGAAACAGGTATTGATAATATAATGAGATGGATCCCCTTTGATATGGATCCAAACGAAATTAAAAATAGAATACGCAATAAAATGATTAGACCAACTACAATCCCACATACACTAGAAGACCTAATAGTAGAGCAAGCCATTGCTAGGGAGGCATTGTCACTGGCTTTTGCACATCATAAAACATTAGCCGTAGGACTTAGGGGAGTGCAGCGCCAGAGGAATATTTCCGATGCATTCGACCAAAGCTCAGGTGAGGACACCATAATTGATATGATGGATTTAGATATGATCATCGGCAGTGGGGGGGCCTTGTCCCATGCTCCTAGAAGACTGCAAAGTGGTATAATGATGATAGATGCATTCCAACCAGAAGGCATCACAAGATTAGCAGTGGATAGCATATTTATGATGCCTCAGCTAGGTGTCCTTTCATCAGTACACCCAAAGGCGGCCACAGAAGTATTTGAAAAAGATTGTCTTATTCATTTAGGAACATGTATAACACCTACAGGGAATATCAAAAAAGGTGCTGCTGCCTTAAAGGTCAAATATTTAAAAGATGGTAAAGAACATGAAGAGACTATTTATGGTGGTGAGATACGGGTCATACCATGTGAGGATAGTATGGAAATGGATATAATCCCTGCTTCAGGTTTAGATATAGGTAATGGTAAAGGAAAGCATACCAAAAAAGAAGTAAGTGGTGGTGTTTGTGGTATTTTCTTAGATTGTAGAGGAAGACCTTTAAGCATTTCAACGGATCCTAAAGAAAGAGCTAAGCAATTATTAACATGGTTTAGCCAAACCAACATGTATCCAATAGTAAGTGTAGGACTAGAAGAGGGGAGGGGTAAATAA
- a CDS encoding 5'-methylthioadenosine/adenosylhomocysteine nucleosidase produces the protein MLAIIGAMEEEVKLFKDNMTALEVIKKAGMEFYKGKLYDKEIVLVRCGIGKVNAAICSQVLFDDFSVRKVIFTGVAGGLAQYVNVGDVVISTDCVQHDFDATAFGYKPGEVPRLDKVEFAAAQQLIDLAIRSAEGIEEFPAVYTGRILSGDIFVADKGKALELGEKFNGLCVEMEGAAVAQACYLNDVDFVVIRSMSDKADGSAHEDFATFVNKAAENALKLVGAMLRNI, from the coding sequence ATGTTGGCAATTATCGGAGCCATGGAAGAAGAAGTAAAGCTATTCAAAGACAATATGACTGCTTTAGAAGTTATAAAAAAAGCAGGTATGGAATTTTATAAAGGGAAGTTATATGACAAGGAGATAGTTCTTGTTAGATGTGGCATCGGCAAGGTTAATGCTGCAATCTGTAGTCAAGTACTATTTGATGATTTTAGCGTTAGAAAGGTTATTTTTACTGGTGTAGCTGGTGGATTAGCTCAATATGTCAATGTAGGGGATGTTGTTATATCAACTGATTGTGTTCAACATGACTTTGACGCAACAGCTTTTGGTTATAAGCCAGGTGAAGTCCCAAGATTAGATAAAGTTGAGTTTGCTGCAGCACAACAGTTAATAGATCTTGCAATAAGAAGTGCAGAAGGCATTGAAGAGTTTCCAGCAGTATACACTGGGAGAATCTTATCTGGGGACATATTTGTTGCAGATAAGGGTAAAGCCTTAGAGCTAGGAGAAAAATTCAATGGTCTATGTGTGGAGATGGAAGGAGCTGCAGTTGCTCAAGCATGTTATTTAAACGATGTTGATTTTGTGGTTATTAGATCCATGTCTGATAAAGCCGACGGCTCCGCCCACGAAGATTTCGCTACCTTTGTGAACAAAGCAGCGGAAAATGCCTTAAAACTTGTTGGAGCAATGTTGAGAAACATATAA
- a CDS encoding sensor histidine kinase — protein METKSSLKVTFLINGVLIQSFLQILLITMNHNGLFADIAFVMNDRMVVVALLVNMVVFVLVLLNIKKLRKVATQEFVIEKQKENLDNLGKLVETIQQQKHDFMNHLQVINGFSDLGNYDELNKYVKEITNEVRPHFQLMQISRLEIKSLLLVKAGVAKESKIDFMMAIEDDFEAFPLCKIQAVNLLGNLIDNAFKAASKADKPFVKLYLGFENGFNVIRIFNNGGYIPQDLGEEIFLKGYTTKKGSNGLGLYIIKSIVSEYGGSIIYNSKPETGTEFIIRVPVGQDKSMFVKEQGE, from the coding sequence TTGGAAACTAAATCTAGTCTCAAGGTTACTTTTTTAATAAACGGTGTTTTAATACAGTCATTCTTACAGATACTATTAATAACTATGAATCATAACGGGCTTTTTGCTGATATTGCTTTTGTAATGAATGATCGTATGGTGGTAGTTGCACTTTTGGTCAATATGGTTGTTTTTGTTTTAGTCCTTTTAAATATAAAAAAACTACGTAAAGTTGCAACTCAAGAGTTTGTCATAGAAAAGCAAAAAGAAAATCTTGATAATCTGGGTAAGCTGGTTGAAACAATTCAACAGCAAAAGCATGATTTTATGAATCACCTACAAGTTATCAATGGTTTCTCTGATTTGGGTAACTATGATGAGTTAAATAAATACGTCAAGGAAATAACCAATGAAGTTAGGCCACATTTTCAACTTATGCAAATATCCCGCCTTGAAATAAAATCGCTTCTGCTTGTAAAAGCAGGGGTTGCCAAAGAAAGCAAAATTGATTTTATGATGGCAATTGAAGATGATTTCGAAGCTTTTCCATTATGTAAAATCCAAGCTGTGAACCTTCTAGGTAATTTAATAGATAACGCATTTAAAGCCGCAAGCAAAGCAGATAAGCCTTTTGTTAAGTTATATTTAGGTTTTGAAAACGGCTTTAATGTCATAAGAATCTTTAATAATGGGGGTTATATACCTCAAGATTTAGGTGAAGAAATTTTTTTAAAAGGGTATACAACTAAAAAAGGAAGTAATGGCTTAGGTTTATATATAATAAAGTCCATAGTGAGTGAATATGGTGGCTCCATTATATATAACAGCAAGCCAGAAACAGGCACAGAGTTTATCATAAGAGTCCCAGTGGGACAAGATAAGTCTATGTTTGTAAAAGAGCAAGGAGAGTAA
- the tsaB gene encoding tRNA (adenosine(37)-N6)-threonylcarbamoyltransferase complex dimerization subunit type 1 TsaB: MLCLSMETSTKTCSVALVDDNKTLGEIRINSEHTHSQKLMPAVDMLLKSVEKKLDDVELIGVAVGPGSFTGLRIGISTAKGLAYGRKIPVVGISTLEGLALSTNNHEATVVPILNARRNQVYTAIFKYNISSYARLLEDSIIKLDELIGKLNELEGEFIFTGDGVPVFSEQITMALGDRAKFISQYNCIPSAVSIGQIALEQYKLKGGDDPFTLKPEYLRLSEAERNILKGCS, from the coding sequence ATGCTTTGTTTAAGTATGGAGACATCCACCAAAACATGTAGTGTGGCATTGGTTGATGATAATAAAACACTAGGAGAAATAAGAATAAATTCTGAACATACACACTCCCAAAAGCTTATGCCTGCAGTGGACATGCTACTTAAAAGTGTGGAAAAGAAACTTGATGATGTGGAGTTAATTGGTGTGGCAGTGGGGCCAGGCTCTTTTACGGGTTTACGCATTGGTATCTCAACAGCTAAAGGGTTAGCCTATGGCAGAAAGATCCCAGTGGTAGGTATTTCTACCCTAGAAGGCCTAGCCCTAAGTACTAACAACCACGAAGCAACAGTTGTACCAATCTTAAATGCCCGCAGAAATCAAGTTTATACAGCTATCTTTAAGTATAACATCAGCTCATATGCTAGATTACTAGAAGACAGTATAATTAAACTAGATGAACTCATTGGGAAACTGAATGAACTAGAGGGAGAGTTTATTTTTACTGGGGACGGGGTACCCGTATTTTCTGAACAAATAACAATGGCTTTAGGTGATAGGGCTAAATTCATATCTCAATACAATTGTATTCCCAGTGCAGTATCAATTGGGCAAATTGCATTAGAACAGTACAAGCTAAAAGGGGGAGATGATCCCTTTACTTTAAAGCCTGAGTACCTTAGGCTTTCCGAAGCGGAGAGGAATATACTAAAGGGGTGTAGTTAA
- the tsaD gene encoding tRNA (adenosine(37)-N6)-threonylcarbamoyltransferase complex transferase subunit TsaD, which produces MDTCKVLAVETSCDETAIAIVENGKRVLANKVLSQIEIHKVFGGVVPEVASRHHLEGILPLVEEALEEANCTLDEIECIAVTNGPGLVGALLVGVSVAKSLAYGLNKPLVPVNHLAGHIYACFLDNPVEFPLVALIVSGGHTDLIYMDKHLSFEIMGQTRDDAAGEAFDKIARAMGLGYPGGPVVDKRAQKGDASAIGFPRVFLEKGSFDFSFSGLKSAVLNFLHNSEQRQEAINVDDVCASFQQAVVDVLVDKTIECAKFKGVDNVIIAGGVSANSGLRKSIEKRCNEEGLNLFRPSLSLCTDNAAMIATVGYYLYKAGVRADLELNAYASMPLG; this is translated from the coding sequence TTGGATACATGTAAAGTATTAGCTGTAGAGACGTCTTGTGATGAGACAGCAATTGCCATAGTAGAAAACGGAAAAAGGGTTCTTGCAAATAAGGTTTTATCACAAATAGAAATACATAAAGTTTTCGGAGGTGTTGTACCAGAGGTGGCGTCAAGACATCACCTTGAGGGTATTTTACCCCTCGTGGAAGAAGCCCTAGAAGAAGCAAACTGTACTTTAGACGAGATAGAATGCATAGCTGTTACCAACGGGCCTGGTTTAGTGGGAGCACTATTAGTTGGTGTATCAGTGGCAAAGTCATTGGCTTATGGCTTAAACAAACCACTGGTACCTGTAAATCATTTGGCTGGTCATATCTATGCATGCTTTTTAGATAACCCAGTGGAGTTCCCTTTAGTGGCCCTTATTGTGTCAGGTGGACATACTGATTTAATTTACATGGATAAGCACCTAAGCTTTGAAATAATGGGTCAAACTAGGGATGATGCTGCTGGAGAAGCCTTTGATAAAATAGCAAGGGCAATGGGTCTTGGTTACCCAGGAGGACCTGTTGTGGATAAAAGAGCTCAAAAAGGTGATGCATCAGCCATAGGATTTCCAAGGGTATTTTTGGAGAAGGGGAGTTTTGATTTCAGTTTCAGCGGATTAAAATCTGCTGTTCTAAACTTTCTACACAATAGTGAACAACGCCAAGAAGCAATAAATGTTGATGATGTCTGCGCATCCTTTCAACAAGCAGTGGTAGATGTTCTTGTTGATAAGACAATTGAGTGTGCTAAATTTAAAGGTGTAGATAATGTAATCATAGCAGGTGGTGTATCAGCAAATAGTGGCTTAAGAAAATCTATTGAAAAAAGATGCAATGAAGAAGGGTTGAATTTATTTAGACCGAGCCTCTCCTTATGCACTGACAATGCAGCTATGATTGCAACAGTGGGCTATTACTTATATAAAGCAGGTGTTAGGGCAGATTTAGAACTCAATGCATATGCTTCCATGCCCCTAGGATAA
- a CDS encoding IS1182 family transposase, whose amino-acid sequence MIQNQQSMILSPYMEIYNLVVPKENLLRRINDLVDFSFVYGELKDKYCHNNGRNAIDPIRMFKYLLLKTIYDLSDVDVVERSKYDMSFKYFLNMAPEESVIEPSSLTKFRKLRLENINLLDMLINKTVEIAIEKEIIKSKSIIVDATHTRARYNQKSPREILMDRSKKLRKVIYQIDETMKDKFPTKNTTDALEAEIDYCHKLIEVVEKEDAFAQYPKVKEQLNLLKESVADDIEHLQISQDQDARIGHKSADTSFFGYKTHIAISEERIITAATVTTGEKNDGKQLETLIEKSVKAGMKVETVIGDAAYSEKGNIEYTKEKKIKLVAKLNPSVTQGFRKKEDEFDFNKDAGMYICKAGHMAIRKARQGKKKFSTNQTDTYYFDIEKCKVCHLKEGCYKSGAKSKTYSVSIKSDEHTEQAKFQESDYFKEKSKERYKIEAKNSELKHRHGYDVSKSSGLIGMEMQGAMSIFTVNLKRILKIMD is encoded by the coding sequence ATGATACAAAATCAACAGTCAATGATTTTAAGTCCATATATGGAGATATATAATTTGGTCGTTCCAAAGGAAAATTTACTCCGTAGAATTAATGATCTGGTCGACTTCTCTTTTGTTTATGGTGAGCTTAAAGATAAATATTGCCATAATAACGGTAGAAATGCTATCGATCCCATTCGCATGTTTAAGTATTTATTACTAAAAACGATTTATGACTTGTCGGATGTAGATGTGGTGGAACGCTCAAAATATGACATGTCCTTTAAGTATTTTCTAAATATGGCTCCTGAAGAGTCGGTGATAGAGCCAAGTTCTCTTACGAAATTTCGAAAACTACGCTTAGAAAATATAAACTTATTGGATATGCTTATCAATAAAACTGTTGAAATAGCCATTGAAAAGGAAATCATCAAAAGTAAATCCATTATCGTGGATGCCACCCACACAAGAGCGCGCTACAATCAAAAATCCCCCAGAGAAATTCTGATGGATCGGTCTAAAAAGCTGAGAAAAGTTATTTATCAGATAGATGAAACTATGAAGGATAAATTTCCTACCAAAAACACAACAGATGCCTTAGAAGCTGAAATAGACTATTGCCACAAGCTTATTGAGGTGGTTGAAAAGGAAGATGCTTTTGCTCAATATCCAAAAGTAAAGGAACAATTGAACCTTTTAAAAGAATCAGTTGCTGATGATATTGAACACTTACAAATATCTCAGGATCAAGATGCAAGAATAGGTCATAAAAGTGCCGATACATCATTTTTTGGTTACAAAACCCATATTGCCATAAGCGAAGAAAGAATTATTACAGCTGCAACAGTTACAACCGGAGAAAAAAATGATGGGAAACAATTAGAAACACTGATAGAAAAAAGTGTAAAAGCTGGGATGAAAGTTGAAACTGTTATCGGTGATGCTGCATATTCTGAAAAAGGCAACATTGAATATACAAAAGAGAAAAAAATAAAATTAGTCGCCAAATTAAACCCATCTGTAACACAAGGTTTCCGAAAAAAAGAAGATGAATTCGATTTTAATAAAGATGCTGGAATGTATATATGTAAGGCTGGCCATATGGCTATACGTAAAGCTCGCCAAGGGAAGAAAAAATTTTCCACTAATCAAACAGACACATACTATTTTGATATAGAAAAGTGTAAGGTATGCCATTTAAAAGAAGGGTGCTATAAATCTGGAGCTAAAAGTAAGACCTATTCCGTAAGCATCAAATCTGACGAACATACCGAGCAGGCGAAATTCCAAGAAAGTGATTACTTTAAAGAAAAATCTAAAGAGCGCTATAAAATAGAAGCAAAAAATAGTGAATTAAAACATAGACACGGGTATGATGTTTCAAAATCCTCGGGTCTAATTGGCATGGAGATGCAGGGAGCTATGTCAATATTTACGGTAAACCTAAAAAGAATTTTAAAAATAATGGATTAA